A genomic region of Thermodesulfitimonas autotrophica contains the following coding sequences:
- a CDS encoding DUF366 family protein has product MVQTFFIEEPLTYDGQQLTSLWAFRHLRLQGDSIVAFRGACHVRQEALVDLADHLDGAFIYSPDMLHFLAEHFESDLEKGVLRQRLLVTLAKEILEEILGIAVKRRGDDLFVAQKKLSVSIATVTPVSVMIHFGLNVKTEGVPVPAVGLGELGLSEGAVRDFATRLLAAYAAEMKEVWLARCKVRGVP; this is encoded by the coding sequence ATGGTGCAGACCTTCTTTATTGAGGAGCCCCTTACCTACGACGGTCAGCAGCTGACCTCCCTGTGGGCTTTCCGGCACCTGCGCCTGCAGGGGGACAGCATCGTGGCTTTCCGGGGCGCGTGCCACGTGCGGCAGGAGGCCCTGGTCGACCTGGCCGACCACCTTGACGGTGCGTTCATCTATAGCCCTGACATGCTTCATTTCCTCGCCGAGCACTTTGAGAGCGACCTGGAGAAAGGGGTCCTGCGGCAGCGGCTCCTGGTTACTCTGGCGAAGGAAATCCTGGAGGAGATACTGGGTATCGCGGTCAAGAGGCGGGGCGACGACCTTTTTGTGGCGCAGAAGAAGTTATCCGTTTCCATTGCCACCGTGACGCCGGTATCGGTGATGATCCACTTTGGCCTGAACGTAAAGACCGAAGGTGTCCCTGTGCCGGCGGTTGGTCTTGGTGAGCTGGGGCTCTCCGAGGGTGCTGTGCGTGACTTTGCGACGCGGCTGCTTGCGGCTTACGCTGCGGAGATGAAGGAGGTCTGGCTGGCCCGGTGCAAGGTCCGCGGGGTACCGTAA
- the queC gene encoding 7-cyano-7-deazaguanine synthase QueC, translating to MKSVVLLSGGLDSAVCLGYAVRDGQVVLALTFDYGQLAARREIEAAAALAAHYGVTHQVVALPFLSAITTTGLVTGEDIPEPEVARLDDQEEATARAARVWVPNRNGIFLNIAAAFAEHLGAAAVVAGFNREEAAAFPDNSAAFVAAATEALRYSTRGRVRVVSYTQQLTKVEIVELGRRLGVPLELVWSCYRGGETMCGRCESCQRFLRAVAAAKV from the coding sequence GTGAAAAGTGTAGTCCTGCTTTCTGGTGGGCTTGACTCCGCGGTCTGCCTCGGCTACGCTGTCCGCGACGGTCAGGTGGTTCTGGCCCTTACCTTTGATTACGGCCAGTTAGCGGCCCGTCGCGAAATCGAAGCGGCGGCGGCACTGGCGGCTCATTACGGGGTAACGCACCAGGTGGTAGCGCTTCCTTTCCTATCAGCAATTACGACTACCGGCTTGGTCACCGGAGAGGATATCCCTGAACCGGAGGTCGCCCGACTTGATGACCAGGAGGAGGCTACGGCGCGGGCGGCCCGTGTTTGGGTGCCCAACCGCAACGGGATTTTTCTCAATATTGCGGCGGCTTTTGCGGAGCACTTGGGCGCAGCGGCGGTGGTGGCAGGCTTTAACCGCGAAGAGGCGGCAGCCTTTCCGGACAACAGCGCCGCCTTTGTGGCGGCGGCGACAGAGGCACTGCGTTACTCGACGCGCGGCCGCGTCCGCGTGGTGAGTTATACCCAGCAGCTTACGAAGGTAGAAATTGTTGAACTTGGCAGACGACTCGGCGTGCCCCTGGAGCTTGTCTGGAGTTGCTACCGCGGCGGGGAGACGATGTGCGGCCGCTGCGAGAGTTGCCAGCGCTTTTTGCGGGCCGTCGCGGCCGCGAAGGTTTAG
- the queD gene encoding 6-carboxytetrahydropterin synthase QueD, which produces MFELTVETSFAAAHQLEGHPSPCGRLHGHNWVVALTVAGEELAPSGMVVDFKVLKGVLQEVVAELDHRYLNELPFFRNGTPPTAENIARYIFLRATEKLSGQPGVRVRQVRVAESPSAWVVYRP; this is translated from the coding sequence GTGTTTGAGCTGACGGTGGAAACCTCCTTCGCTGCGGCCCACCAGCTCGAGGGGCATCCTTCACCCTGCGGGCGCCTGCACGGGCATAACTGGGTGGTTGCCCTTACGGTGGCGGGCGAAGAGTTGGCTCCCTCAGGAATGGTGGTCGATTTTAAGGTGCTCAAAGGGGTGCTCCAGGAGGTGGTCGCGGAGCTTGACCACCGTTACCTCAACGAGCTACCCTTCTTCCGCAACGGAACGCCACCTACGGCGGAAAACATCGCCCGCTACATCTTTCTGCGGGCGACGGAGAAACTCAGCGGCCAACCCGGCGTCCGTGTCCGGCAGGTCCGGGTGGCTGAATCCCCTTCAGCATGGGTGGTTTACCGGCCGTGA
- a CDS encoding proline--tRNA ligase: protein MRVSQLFIPTMREVPAEAEVVSHQLLLRAGFIRKVAAGIYHFLPLAQRVLHKITAIIREEMDRAGGQEILMPIIQPAELWHQSNRWNVYGPELFRLRDRHERDFCLGPTHEEMVTALVASEVRSYRQLPLLLYQIQNKYRDERRPRFGLLRGREFIMKDLYSFDRDEAGLDVSYWKMFAAYTRIFTRMGLRFRAVEADTGAIGGNASHEFMVLADSGEAVVVYCPDEACGYAANAEKAESLLVPYEGGDEGPLELVATPGRRTVEEVTAFLGLPTQRLIKTLIYRTERGLVAALVRGDREVNEVKLQNHLGVLSLELADETAIEAATGAPVGFAGPVHLDLPLVVDREVANLKAAVAGANRADAHYVNVCPGRDFSVADVADIRLVTAGDPCPRCGEAMRTVKGIEVGQVFKLGEKYSRLMGAYYLDEQGVKRPMVMGCYGIGVSRTMAAAVEQNHDADGIVWPASIAPFHAVVLPVNSQDARQVAAAEGVYQILSGAGLEVVLDDRDERPGVKFKDADLIGYPVRVTAGRHVAEGKVEVRRRRTGETLLVAETEVVAAVQRFLHEGSGE from the coding sequence TTGCGGGTTTCACAGCTCTTCATCCCGACGATGCGGGAGGTACCGGCCGAGGCCGAGGTGGTAAGCCACCAGTTGCTCCTGCGGGCCGGCTTTATCCGTAAGGTGGCGGCAGGCATCTATCATTTCCTGCCGCTGGCCCAGCGGGTCTTGCATAAAATCACGGCGATTATCAGGGAAGAGATGGACCGGGCCGGCGGCCAGGAGATTTTGATGCCCATCATTCAGCCGGCAGAGCTGTGGCACCAGTCCAACCGCTGGAATGTTTATGGTCCCGAGCTTTTCCGGCTCCGCGACCGGCACGAGCGGGACTTCTGTCTCGGGCCTACCCACGAAGAGATGGTGACCGCCCTCGTGGCGAGCGAGGTGCGCTCTTACAGGCAGTTGCCGCTTCTCCTTTACCAGATTCAGAACAAATACCGTGACGAACGCCGCCCCCGCTTCGGGCTCCTGCGGGGCAGGGAGTTTATTATGAAGGACCTTTATTCTTTCGACCGGGATGAGGCTGGCCTCGACGTGAGTTACTGGAAGATGTTCGCTGCCTACACCCGGATTTTTACCCGCATGGGGCTCCGCTTCCGGGCAGTGGAAGCCGACACGGGCGCCATCGGTGGGAACGCGAGCCACGAGTTCATGGTCCTGGCCGATTCCGGGGAGGCGGTCGTGGTTTACTGCCCGGATGAGGCTTGCGGCTACGCCGCGAACGCGGAGAAGGCCGAGAGCCTTCTCGTGCCTTATGAGGGAGGGGATGAGGGTCCCCTCGAATTAGTGGCGACCCCGGGCAGGCGCACGGTGGAAGAGGTGACGGCCTTTTTGGGCCTTCCCACGCAGCGCCTCATCAAGACCCTGATCTACAGAACGGAGCGGGGGCTGGTGGCGGCGCTGGTCCGTGGGGACAGAGAAGTGAATGAAGTGAAGTTGCAGAATCATTTAGGGGTGCTGTCGCTTGAGCTTGCGGACGAGACGGCAATTGAGGCCGCCACCGGGGCGCCGGTCGGCTTTGCCGGGCCGGTGCATCTCGACCTGCCGCTGGTGGTTGACCGGGAGGTGGCCAATCTTAAGGCGGCGGTAGCCGGGGCTAACAGGGCTGACGCGCACTACGTGAACGTCTGTCCCGGACGCGATTTTTCGGTGGCCGACGTCGCGGACATCAGGTTGGTAACTGCGGGTGACCCGTGTCCGCGGTGCGGCGAGGCCATGCGGACTGTCAAGGGCATCGAGGTGGGCCAGGTATTCAAGTTAGGGGAAAAGTACAGCCGCCTGATGGGGGCCTACTACCTGGACGAGCAGGGGGTAAAACGTCCCATGGTGATGGGTTGCTACGGCATCGGCGTCTCGCGGACCATGGCGGCAGCGGTCGAACAGAACCACGATGCGGACGGGATCGTTTGGCCGGCGTCAATAGCGCCCTTTCACGCCGTTGTGCTGCCCGTCAACTCTCAGGACGCCAGGCAGGTGGCTGCTGCGGAAGGGGTTTACCAGATCTTGAGCGGTGCGGGGCTGGAGGTTGTTCTTGATGACCGGGACGAGCGGCCCGGAGTAAAGTTCAAGGATGCTGATCTTATTGGCTATCCGGTCAGGGTTACTGCAGGGCGCCACGTGGCCGAGGGAAAGGTTGAGGTTCGGCGCAGGCGGACGGGGGAAACCTTATTAGTAGCCGAAACTGAAGTTGTAGCGGCGGTTCAACGTTTCTTGCACGAGGGGAGCGGGGAATAA
- the ispG gene encoding flavodoxin-dependent (E)-4-hydroxy-3-methylbut-2-enyl-diphosphate synthase, which translates to MRRVSRPVWVGGVQVGGGAPVVVQSMTNTDTRDVDKTVAQIEELASWGCELVRVAVPDAAAAAALRRIKAASPIPVIADIHFDYRLALAALEAGVDGLRINPGNIGGRERVRLVVTEAKRRGVPIRVGVNAGSLERRLLEKYGGVTAGALVESALDHIRLLEEMDFTAIKVSVKAADVPLMVEAYRRLARAVDYPLHVGVTEAGTLRAGLVRSAVGIGILLSEGIGDTIRVSLTAPPRHEVWAAWEILKALGLRRRGVELISCPTCGRCEIDLVAIATEVEERLQKVTVPLKVAVMGCVVNGPGEAREADVGIAGGKGVGLLFRKGEPLRTVPEAQLVEELLREIRSMGIEGL; encoded by the coding sequence ATGAGGCGCGTTTCCCGCCCGGTTTGGGTCGGTGGCGTGCAGGTCGGCGGCGGGGCGCCGGTGGTAGTCCAATCGATGACGAACACCGACACCCGTGACGTGGACAAAACGGTGGCGCAGATCGAGGAGCTTGCCTCCTGGGGCTGCGAGCTTGTCCGGGTGGCGGTTCCGGACGCGGCGGCGGCAGCGGCCCTCCGGCGAATCAAAGCCGCGTCCCCTATCCCCGTTATCGCCGACATTCACTTCGACTACCGTCTGGCGCTGGCGGCGCTTGAGGCCGGGGTTGACGGCCTGCGGATTAACCCCGGGAATATCGGCGGCCGCGAGAGGGTGCGCCTTGTCGTAACCGAAGCGAAAAGGCGTGGGGTGCCGATCAGGGTCGGCGTTAACGCGGGTTCGCTGGAGCGCCGTTTGCTGGAAAAGTACGGTGGCGTTACGGCCGGGGCGCTGGTAGAAAGCGCGCTGGACCATATCCGGCTGTTAGAAGAGATGGATTTTACGGCGATTAAGGTTTCGGTGAAAGCAGCCGACGTGCCGCTGATGGTTGAAGCTTACCGGCGGCTGGCGCGGGCGGTTGATTACCCGCTCCACGTTGGGGTAACGGAGGCCGGGACGCTGCGGGCCGGGCTCGTTCGCTCGGCGGTAGGGATCGGCATCTTGTTATCCGAAGGGATCGGGGACACGATCAGGGTTTCCCTGACGGCACCGCCGCGGCACGAAGTATGGGCCGCCTGGGAGATATTAAAGGCGCTCGGCCTGCGGCGGCGGGGGGTGGAACTCATCTCGTGCCCAACCTGCGGGCGGTGCGAGATCGATCTGGTCGCTATCGCTACGGAAGTGGAGGAGCGCCTCCAGAAGGTTACGGTGCCCCTTAAAGTGGCCGTGATGGGGTGCGTGGTGAACGGCCCGGGAGAGGCCAGGGAGGCGGATGTGGGCATCGCCGGCGGTAAAGGCGTGGGGCTCCTCTTCCGCAAGGGCGAGCCGTTACGGACGGTTCCGGAGGCCCAGCTTGTGGAGGAACTGCTGCGGGAAATCCGGAGCATGGGGATAGAGGGTCTTTGA
- the rseP gene encoding RIP metalloprotease RseP: MLTVIAGIVVFGILIFFHEAGHYLAARLVGIGVHEFSLGFGPRLWGFKKGRTAYNLRAIPYGGYVRLVGLDPRDEERDRPYSFARKPVLHRLIVMVAGPGMNFVLAVVALALVFFIQGVPVATTRVGEVLPGYPAAAAGIERGDRIVAIDGRTVHQWEEVLRAIGTEPHRAKVLTVERGGKTITVRVTPRIDESGKGKIGLSPVVVQKRLSLLSALRVGTEYTCRITVLIADFLGKMVVGRAPADVGGPVRVMVEIGKAAHFGVFPLIQLMAFLSINLGFFNLLPVPALDGARVAFLLWEGVTRRPVDPEKESIVHLVGFAFLILLMVLVTYRDFIQLSNGLD, from the coding sequence ATGTTAACCGTTATTGCCGGGATTGTCGTCTTTGGCATCCTTATTTTTTTTCACGAGGCGGGTCACTACTTAGCCGCGCGCCTGGTCGGTATCGGGGTGCACGAGTTCAGTCTCGGGTTCGGGCCGCGCCTCTGGGGGTTTAAGAAGGGCCGTACAGCCTACAACCTGCGGGCGATCCCGTACGGGGGATACGTGCGGTTGGTGGGCCTCGACCCGCGGGATGAGGAGCGCGACCGGCCTTACAGTTTTGCCCGTAAACCCGTTTTGCACCGGCTGATAGTGATGGTGGCGGGACCGGGAATGAATTTTGTTCTTGCGGTGGTGGCGCTTGCCCTGGTCTTTTTCATCCAGGGGGTGCCGGTTGCGACCACCCGGGTTGGCGAGGTTCTACCGGGCTATCCGGCGGCGGCGGCAGGTATTGAGCGCGGCGACCGGATAGTGGCGATTGACGGGCGGACCGTGCACCAGTGGGAAGAGGTGCTGCGCGCCATCGGTACCGAGCCGCACCGCGCAAAGGTTCTAACCGTGGAGCGCGGCGGCAAGACGATTACGGTGCGGGTAACCCCGCGCATAGACGAAAGTGGTAAGGGCAAAATCGGCCTGTCGCCGGTGGTGGTCCAGAAGCGGCTTTCGCTTTTAAGCGCCCTGCGGGTGGGAACGGAGTACACCTGCCGCATCACCGTGTTAATCGCCGACTTCCTCGGGAAGATGGTCGTCGGCCGGGCCCCGGCGGACGTTGGCGGCCCGGTTCGGGTGATGGTGGAAATCGGCAAAGCGGCGCACTTCGGGGTTTTCCCACTCATTCAGCTTATGGCTTTTCTCAGCATCAACCTTGGCTTTTTCAATCTGCTGCCGGTTCCGGCCTTAGATGGGGCCCGCGTGGCCTTCCTGCTCTGGGAAGGGGTGACCCGCCGGCCGGTGGACCCGGAAAAGGAGAGCATCGTTCACTTGGTTGGTTTCGCATTTCTTATTTTGCTGATGGTTTTAGTTACTTACCGGGACTTCATCCAACTCTCTAACGGGCTCGATTAA
- a CDS encoding 1-deoxy-D-xylulose-5-phosphate reductoisomerase yields MARGIAILGSTGSIGRQTLAIVQEFPERFVVRGLAAGRNWELLLEQTCRFRPQAVALLEKEDALRLKAALPPGVKTAVYWGHEGLLQVATLPDAAIVLTAVTGAAGLEPTLAAIEAGKDIALANKETLVAAGEIVVRRVREKGVRLLPVDSEHSAVWQCLDGRGGVAGIILTASGGPFRELNPEALARVTPDQALKHPTWQMGPKITVDSATLMNKGLEVIEAHWLFGVSYDNIRVLVHPQSIVHGMVEFADGNLVACLSITDMRLPILYALSYPERLANSLPRLDLAAVGRLSFEEPDTERFPALRLAYAAGKTGGTMPAVLNAANEVAVAAFLAGELPFTGIPEVVERVMARHKVEEKPELPAILSADQWARAAAAEVVRARHC; encoded by the coding sequence TTGGCACGCGGGATCGCTATTTTAGGGAGTACGGGTTCGATCGGGCGGCAGACGCTCGCGATTGTGCAGGAATTTCCCGAAAGGTTTGTGGTCCGGGGTCTTGCTGCGGGGCGGAACTGGGAACTGCTCTTAGAACAAACGTGCCGCTTCCGGCCCCAGGCGGTGGCTCTCCTCGAAAAAGAAGACGCGCTGCGCCTCAAGGCGGCCCTGCCGCCGGGAGTGAAAACGGCGGTTTACTGGGGGCATGAAGGTTTGCTCCAGGTGGCTACGCTGCCAGACGCCGCCATCGTCCTGACGGCGGTAACGGGCGCTGCGGGCCTTGAGCCGACCCTGGCCGCTATCGAGGCGGGGAAGGACATTGCCCTGGCTAACAAGGAGACGCTGGTGGCGGCGGGAGAAATAGTGGTGCGACGCGTGCGAGAAAAGGGCGTGCGGCTCCTGCCGGTAGACAGCGAGCATTCGGCGGTTTGGCAATGCCTTGACGGGCGCGGGGGCGTAGCCGGGATCATCCTCACCGCTTCCGGCGGCCCCTTCCGGGAGTTGAATCCTGAGGCGCTGGCGCGGGTGACGCCTGACCAGGCCTTAAAACACCCGACGTGGCAGATGGGACCCAAAATCACGGTGGATTCGGCAACCCTGATGAACAAGGGGCTCGAGGTGATCGAGGCGCATTGGCTTTTTGGCGTTTCTTATGATAATATTAGGGTGCTGGTGCACCCGCAGAGCATCGTGCACGGGATGGTCGAGTTTGCGGACGGCAATTTAGTTGCGTGCCTGAGCATTACCGACATGCGGTTGCCGATTCTTTACGCGCTCAGTTATCCGGAACGGTTAGCGAATTCCCTCCCGCGGCTCGACCTGGCGGCGGTCGGCAGGCTTAGCTTTGAGGAGCCGGATACGGAGCGTTTTCCAGCCCTACGGCTTGCCTATGCTGCGGGAAAGACCGGAGGGACGATGCCGGCAGTCCTCAACGCGGCGAACGAGGTTGCCGTGGCGGCCTTCTTGGCGGGGGAGCTGCCCTTCACCGGGATTCCGGAGGTCGTCGAAAGGGTGATGGCCCGGCACAAAGTGGAGGAGAAGCCGGAGCTGCCGGCGATTCTTTCTGCCGACCAGTGGGCGAGGGCTGCGGCGGCTGAGGTTGTGCGGGCGAGGCATTGTTAG
- the ytvI gene encoding sporulation integral membrane protein YtvI has translation MPEWLRRLLFVTAGVLAFTFLTALGLVVLRYAVVALLPFIIAVIFAALIEPLVRLFGRRLPRGLAVFLSMIVFFAVAGALVTLLVAHLVTELADISVHLPAYVGEARRILTDLIVKARAGYGALPPEAVRYLESGIEALTASARHSLGTLISSLLGFLGSLPSAALVLVVSVLATYFISRDREKIGKLWARAVPAPLGTRVAFMGHEAVGAFFGYCRAQMVLVALTVVLSTAGLYILKVKYALSLGLVIGFFDLVPVLGPSTIFIPWIVAAFFAGAKAFSLKLLVLYVIVFAVRQLFEARIVAVSVGAHPLAIMVGMYAGLKLLGIGGLVLGPITVVLLQAAYRASTSRGEKEIARRR, from the coding sequence ATGCCGGAGTGGCTGCGGCGGCTTCTGTTCGTGACGGCCGGAGTGTTGGCTTTCACCTTTCTAACTGCTCTCGGGCTGGTCGTTCTTCGCTATGCGGTAGTGGCGCTATTGCCCTTTATCATTGCCGTTATCTTTGCCGCCTTGATCGAGCCGCTGGTGCGGCTTTTCGGCCGGCGTCTCCCGCGGGGGCTTGCTGTTTTCCTCTCCATGATCGTCTTTTTCGCGGTGGCCGGCGCGTTGGTGACCCTTCTGGTAGCGCACCTGGTCACTGAACTTGCCGATATTTCGGTGCACCTGCCCGCTTATGTTGGCGAGGCCCGGCGCATTCTTACCGACCTAATCGTAAAGGCCAGGGCAGGCTACGGCGCTCTGCCGCCTGAGGCGGTGCGGTACCTCGAGAGCGGGATTGAAGCCCTTACCGCGAGCGCGCGGCATTCGCTCGGGACGCTGATCAGCTCGCTTCTGGGCTTTTTAGGCTCCCTTCCTAGCGCGGCGCTGGTTTTAGTGGTGAGCGTCCTGGCGACCTATTTTATCAGCCGGGACCGGGAGAAGATCGGCAAGCTTTGGGCACGGGCGGTTCCGGCGCCGCTTGGCACCCGGGTGGCCTTTATGGGCCACGAAGCTGTGGGGGCCTTTTTCGGCTACTGCCGGGCGCAGATGGTCCTTGTGGCCCTGACGGTTGTTCTTTCTACAGCCGGGCTTTATATTTTAAAGGTAAAGTACGCGCTTAGCCTCGGGCTGGTGATCGGCTTTTTTGATCTGGTTCCGGTCCTAGGACCGAGCACCATTTTTATTCCGTGGATTGTAGCCGCCTTTTTTGCCGGGGCTAAGGCTTTCAGCCTAAAACTGCTCGTCCTTTACGTGATTGTGTTTGCGGTGCGGCAGCTTTTCGAGGCCAGGATCGTTGCCGTGAGCGTGGGGGCTCACCCGCTCGCCATCATGGTGGGGATGTACGCTGGGCTGAAGCTACTCGGCATCGGCGGGCTCGTCTTGGGGCCCATCACGGTGGTTCTGCTCCAGGCCGCCTACAGGGCAAGCACCTCGCGCGGCGAGAAGGAAATTGCGCGGCGCCGGTAG
- a CDS encoding phosphatidate cytidylyltransferase, producing the protein MVTRRNDTLLLRIITASVGVPVLLFVACKGGGSLLLLVGLLYLAGLRENLRLLTGVGLTPSPFIAYLIALTLLLVTYFYPEQFPGALVYALLLSVLPLVLFFPRYSPPEAGVTFLSTAYLSLFLYLYLLRCLPQGRSWVLLALVVTWAFDTAAYFAGRYLGKRRLTPGLSPGKTVEGFAAGLLASALVAALFARWLPVGPFLLFVLGAVAGIAAQVGDLVFSAVKRAAGHKDAGRIIPGHGGVLDRFDSMLLTAPLIYAAARLLT; encoded by the coding sequence ATGGTCACCAGGCGAAATGATACCCTTTTACTGCGGATAATAACCGCTTCGGTAGGAGTACCGGTACTTCTTTTTGTGGCCTGCAAGGGAGGGGGATCGCTTCTTCTACTGGTCGGCCTTCTCTACCTGGCCGGCTTGCGGGAGAACTTGCGCCTCCTGACTGGGGTAGGTCTCACGCCTAGTCCATTTATTGCTTATCTGATTGCTCTGACGCTGCTTTTGGTTACCTATTTTTATCCTGAGCAATTTCCCGGCGCCCTGGTTTACGCTCTTTTATTGTCTGTTCTCCCGCTGGTCCTTTTCTTCCCGCGCTATTCGCCACCTGAGGCGGGGGTAACTTTTCTGAGTACCGCCTACCTTTCTCTTTTTCTTTACCTCTACCTGTTACGGTGCCTCCCCCAGGGGCGGAGCTGGGTGCTGTTGGCCTTAGTAGTTACCTGGGCCTTCGATACGGCGGCCTATTTCGCGGGGCGTTATCTCGGAAAGCGGCGCTTAACACCGGGCTTAAGCCCGGGCAAGACGGTAGAGGGATTTGCGGCCGGCCTTCTCGCCAGCGCGTTGGTCGCTGCCCTTTTTGCCCGGTGGTTGCCTGTCGGACCGTTTCTGCTCTTTGTCCTCGGGGCCGTCGCGGGTATCGCCGCGCAGGTGGGGGACCTGGTCTTCTCGGCGGTGAAACGAGCGGCAGGCCACAAGGATGCCGGGAGGATCATCCCCGGTCACGGGGGTGTGCTCGACCGGTTTGACAGTATGCTCCTCACGGCGCCGCTCATTTACGCAGCGGCGCGCCTGCTAACTTAA
- a CDS encoding isoprenyl transferase, which translates to MPEQELPRDEAALRAMLNPARLPRHVAVIMDGNGRWAVKRGLPRSVGHRAGVKSLREVVRLAGELGIGALSAYAFSTENWRRPPEEVSFLMELFVEYAERELAELQRNEVRVKVIGRLEGLPERVREAIAMLERETLKGKRLTLNLAVNYGARWEIVDAVRAIARKVKEGKLQPEEIDEKVFSSHLYTAGLPDPDLLIRPAGEMRVSNFLLWQLAYTEFYVTPVLWPDFGRVEFLQALVSFQRRERRFGGLNRNPVG; encoded by the coding sequence ATGCCGGAACAAGAGCTGCCACGTGATGAGGCCGCCCTCAGGGCGATGCTCAACCCTGCACGCCTGCCACGGCACGTCGCCGTTATTATGGACGGAAACGGACGCTGGGCGGTAAAGCGGGGCTTGCCGCGTAGTGTCGGCCACCGGGCGGGGGTAAAGTCGCTGCGCGAAGTAGTTCGCCTTGCGGGCGAGCTCGGGATCGGCGCGTTGTCGGCCTACGCCTTTTCTACGGAGAACTGGCGCCGGCCGCCCGAAGAGGTTTCCTTCCTGATGGAGCTTTTCGTCGAATATGCCGAGCGGGAACTGGCAGAACTACAGCGGAATGAAGTTCGGGTTAAGGTTATCGGCCGGCTTGAGGGGCTGCCGGAACGCGTGCGGGAAGCAATCGCGATGTTAGAGCGGGAGACGCTTAAAGGTAAGCGCTTGACCCTTAATTTAGCCGTGAACTACGGTGCCCGGTGGGAAATTGTTGACGCCGTCAGGGCTATTGCCCGCAAGGTAAAAGAGGGAAAGCTGCAGCCCGAGGAGATCGACGAGAAGGTTTTCAGCAGCCATCTTTATACGGCGGGCCTTCCCGACCCGGACCTTTTAATCCGGCCAGCAGGCGAAATGCGGGTAAGCAACTTTCTGCTTTGGCAGCTCGCCTATACGGAGTTTTACGTAACACCGGTCTTATGGCCCGATTTTGGACGGGTAGAATTCTTACAAGCGCTGGTAAGCTTCCAGCGGCGTGAGCGCCGCTTCGGGGGGCTCAACCGCAACCCGGTAGGTTAA